One Aneurinibacillus migulanus genomic region harbors:
- a CDS encoding F0F1 ATP synthase subunit delta, with protein MSAVAKRYARALYEVANEKQAIDTTEVELNQITDIIKQSDELNMLLTHPKVTAAEKKGILNELFADKVSETTLSFLNLLLERGREDELNDIAKQFTELSNEARGFADATVITAKPLTEAELEKVAEQFGQKVNKKLRVATKIDPSIIGGIIVRIGDRLYDGSIKGKLARFTQQIKQAQV; from the coding sequence ATGAGTGCTGTCGCAAAGCGCTATGCACGCGCCCTGTATGAAGTAGCCAATGAAAAACAGGCGATTGATACAACTGAGGTTGAATTGAATCAAATTACAGATATTATCAAGCAGAGCGATGAGCTGAATATGCTTTTGACTCATCCAAAAGTGACGGCGGCGGAAAAGAAAGGCATACTGAATGAATTATTTGCTGATAAAGTTTCTGAAACGACGCTGAGCTTTTTGAACCTTCTGCTAGAGCGTGGTCGTGAAGATGAACTGAACGATATCGCGAAGCAATTCACAGAGCTTTCTAATGAGGCACGAGGCTTTGCCGACGCTACAGTAATTACGGCAAAACCGTTAACTGAGGCCGAACTGGAAAAAGTGGCCGAGCAATTCGGACAGAAAGTAAATAAAAAGCTGCGTGTAGCAACGAAAATCGATCCTTCCATTATCGGCGGTATCATCGTGCGCATCGGTGATAGACTGTATGATGGTAGCATCAAAGGCAAGTTGGCTCGCTTCACACAGCAAATTAAGCAAGCCCAAGTATGA
- the atpA gene encoding F0F1 ATP synthase subunit alpha, whose amino-acid sequence MSAIRPDEISSLIKQQIEKYKSDIQVVDVGTVIQVGDGIARVHGLQNVMAGELLEFSNGIMGLAQNLEEDNVGVVILGPYTDIREGDEVKRTGRIMQVPVGEAMLGRVVNPLGQPLDGMGPIETTEFRPIESPAPGVMARKSVHEPLQTGMKAIDAMIPIGRGQRELIIGDRQTGKTAIALDTIINQKGNGMICIYVAIGQKQSTVAGVVETLRKHGALEYTIVVSATASDPAPMLYLAPYAGVSMGEYFMYKGQHVLCVYDDLSKQAAAYRELSLLLRRPPGREAYPGDVFYLHSRLLERAAKLSDDLGGGSLTALPFIETQAGDVSAYIPTNVISITDGQIFLESNLFHSGQRPAVNTGISVSRVGGSAQIKAMKKVAGSLKLDLAQYRELQAFAQFGSDLDKATQARLTRGERTAEILKQGQFEPMSVEKQIISIYAATKGFLDDIPVADVLRFEKELHAYIDHNKKEIFDTIVNTKELPPEDQLNAAINEFKKGFAVSE is encoded by the coding sequence GTGAGTGCAATCAGACCAGATGAGATTAGTTCTCTGATTAAACAACAGATTGAAAAATATAAATCTGACATCCAAGTAGTGGATGTGGGCACGGTTATCCAGGTTGGTGACGGTATCGCGCGCGTTCACGGTTTGCAAAACGTTATGGCCGGTGAGCTTCTTGAATTCTCGAACGGCATTATGGGATTGGCGCAAAACCTGGAAGAAGATAACGTGGGTGTTGTTATTCTCGGACCTTATACGGATATCCGTGAAGGCGATGAAGTAAAACGTACAGGCCGTATTATGCAGGTTCCAGTAGGTGAGGCAATGCTTGGCCGCGTTGTAAACCCGCTTGGTCAGCCGCTTGATGGTATGGGACCTATTGAAACGACGGAATTCCGTCCGATTGAAAGCCCGGCACCAGGTGTTATGGCACGTAAATCCGTACATGAGCCGCTGCAAACAGGTATGAAAGCCATCGATGCGATGATTCCGATCGGTCGTGGACAGCGTGAGCTTATTATCGGTGACCGTCAAACAGGTAAAACGGCGATCGCTCTCGATACCATCATCAACCAAAAAGGCAATGGCATGATTTGTATCTATGTAGCTATCGGTCAAAAGCAATCTACAGTTGCGGGCGTAGTAGAAACGCTTCGTAAGCATGGTGCGCTTGAGTATACAATCGTTGTCTCTGCGACAGCGTCCGACCCAGCTCCGATGCTATACCTTGCTCCATACGCAGGGGTATCGATGGGTGAATACTTTATGTATAAAGGTCAGCACGTACTGTGCGTATACGATGACCTTTCCAAGCAAGCAGCCGCATATCGTGAGCTGTCCCTTCTGCTCCGCCGTCCTCCGGGTCGTGAAGCATATCCAGGGGATGTATTCTACTTACACAGCCGTCTCTTAGAGCGTGCTGCGAAGCTGAGCGATGACCTTGGCGGGGGTTCTTTGACTGCTCTGCCGTTTATCGAAACACAAGCAGGAGACGTATCTGCTTACATTCCTACGAACGTAATCTCTATCACAGACGGACAGATTTTCCTTGAGTCTAACCTGTTCCACTCCGGTCAACGTCCGGCGGTTAACACAGGTATCTCCGTATCTCGTGTAGGGGGTTCCGCTCAGATTAAAGCAATGAAAAAGGTTGCGGGTTCTCTTAAACTTGACCTTGCTCAATATCGCGAGCTACAAGCGTTCGCCCAGTTCGGTTCTGATCTGGACAAAGCAACACAAGCTCGTCTGACTCGTGGTGAGCGCACAGCTGAAATTCTAAAGCAAGGCCAATTCGAGCCGATGTCGGTTGAAAAGCAGATTATTTCTATTTATGCGGCAACGAAAGGCTTCCTGGATGATATTCCGGTAGCTGACGTGCTTCGCTTTGAGAAAGAACTGCATGCTTACATCGATCATAATAAGAAAGAAATCTTCGACACGATTGTTAATACCAAGGAATTACCACCGGAAGACCAATTGAACGCGGCAATCAACGAGTTCAAAAAAGGTTTTGCTGTATCCGAGTAA
- the atpG gene encoding ATP synthase F1 subunit gamma, which yields MAGGLREIKARIKSVQNTRQITKAMKMVDAAKLRRAQERAEAARPYAEKMREVVMSIAAGTSGAKHPMLDSRPVKRTGYVVITSDRGLAGGYNANVLRMVSRTIAERHKNQDEYTIFVLGRKGRDFFKKRNYPISEEFVNMSDSPTFASIRNVARGAVQMFADGGIDELYLVYNKFVSAIQQEPTELRLLPLADVEKVEGTPTYDFEPSADEVLADLLPKYAETLIFSALLDAKASEHGARMTAMGNATDNATDMIERYTLFYNRARQAAITQEIAEIVGGASALE from the coding sequence GTGGCCGGAGGACTTCGTGAAATAAAAGCACGCATCAAAAGCGTGCAGAACACACGCCAGATTACAAAAGCAATGAAAATGGTTGACGCCGCCAAGCTGCGCCGAGCGCAGGAGAGAGCGGAAGCGGCTCGTCCATATGCAGAAAAAATGCGTGAAGTTGTTATGAGTATTGCAGCTGGTACGTCAGGTGCTAAACATCCGATGCTTGATAGCCGTCCTGTAAAAAGAACGGGGTATGTGGTTATCACATCTGACCGTGGTCTTGCAGGCGGGTATAATGCAAACGTACTTCGCATGGTATCTCGTACCATCGCTGAACGCCATAAAAACCAGGATGAATATACGATTTTCGTATTGGGCCGTAAAGGTCGCGATTTCTTTAAGAAGCGCAATTATCCGATTTCTGAGGAGTTCGTGAACATGTCCGATTCACCGACATTCGCAAGCATTAGGAACGTAGCGCGTGGCGCCGTTCAAATGTTTGCCGACGGTGGAATCGACGAACTGTACCTCGTGTATAACAAGTTCGTAAGTGCCATCCAGCAAGAGCCGACGGAACTACGTCTGCTTCCGCTGGCTGATGTCGAGAAGGTGGAGGGAACACCGACATACGACTTCGAGCCATCTGCGGATGAGGTGCTTGCAGACCTGTTGCCGAAGTACGCGGAAACCCTTATCTTCAGTGCATTGCTGGACGCCAAAGCTAGTGAGCATGGTGCCCGCATGACGGCAATGGGCAACGCAACAGATAACGCAACAGACATGATTGAACGTTATACACTGTTCTATAACCGTGCCCGCCAGGCGGCGATTACACAGGAAATCGCGGAAATCGTTGGCGGAGCCAGCGCGCTCGAATAG
- the atpD gene encoding F0F1 ATP synthase subunit beta, with protein sequence MSKGRVLQVMGPVVDVQFERGHLPEIYNAVKIDDTLDNGKKIELTLEVALHLGDNVVRTVAMSSTDGLVRGMEVVDTGKAISVPVGEKTLGRVFNVLGEPIDLKEAPADVEYHPIHRQPPAFEEQSTADEVLETGIKVVDLLAPYAKGGKIGLFGGAGVGKTVLIQELINNIAQEHGGYSIFAGVGERTREGNDLYHEMVDSGVISKTSMVFGQMNEPPGARLRVALTGLTMAEYFRDVEGRDVLLFVDNIFRFTQAGSEVSALLGRMPSAVGYQPTLATEMGQLQERITSTKKGSVTSIQAIYVPADDYTDPAPATTFAHLDATTNLDRGISELGIYPAVDPLASTSRILSPAVVGQEHYDVARGVQSILQRYKELQDIIAILGMDELSDEDKQTVNRARKIQRFMSQPFHVAEQFTGFPGKYVPVKETVRSFKEILEGKHDDLPEAAFLYVGTIEEAVEKAKSMQ encoded by the coding sequence ATGAGCAAGGGACGCGTACTTCAGGTAATGGGTCCGGTCGTAGACGTTCAATTCGAACGCGGTCACCTGCCTGAAATTTATAACGCTGTTAAAATTGATGATACACTTGATAACGGTAAGAAAATTGAGCTGACTCTCGAAGTTGCTCTTCACCTGGGCGATAATGTAGTCCGTACCGTTGCCATGTCTTCTACAGACGGTCTGGTACGTGGTATGGAAGTTGTCGATACAGGCAAAGCGATTTCTGTACCGGTTGGTGAGAAAACACTCGGTCGCGTATTTAACGTACTGGGTGAGCCGATCGACTTGAAAGAAGCTCCAGCGGATGTTGAATATCATCCAATTCATCGCCAACCACCAGCATTTGAAGAGCAATCTACGGCAGATGAAGTACTGGAAACAGGTATTAAGGTTGTAGACTTGCTTGCACCGTATGCAAAAGGCGGTAAAATAGGTCTGTTCGGCGGTGCGGGTGTAGGTAAAACCGTACTAATCCAAGAACTTATCAATAACATCGCGCAAGAGCACGGCGGGTACTCTATCTTCGCAGGTGTAGGGGAGCGTACCCGTGAAGGGAACGACCTTTATCATGAGATGGTAGACTCCGGCGTTATTAGCAAAACATCCATGGTATTCGGTCAGATGAATGAGCCACCAGGAGCACGTCTACGTGTAGCCTTGACGGGTCTGACAATGGCTGAGTACTTCCGTGATGTAGAAGGCCGTGACGTACTTCTGTTCGTCGATAACATCTTCCGTTTCACACAAGCTGGTTCCGAGGTATCCGCGCTGCTTGGACGTATGCCGTCTGCGGTAGGTTACCAGCCGACACTGGCAACAGAGATGGGACAGCTGCAAGAACGTATCACATCCACGAAGAAAGGTTCTGTAACATCGATCCAGGCGATCTATGTACCGGCGGATGACTATACTGACCCGGCACCGGCAACAACGTTTGCCCACTTGGATGCGACAACTAACCTTGACCGTGGTATTTCCGAGCTTGGTATTTATCCTGCGGTAGATCCGCTTGCTTCTACATCCCGTATTCTGTCGCCTGCAGTTGTAGGCCAAGAACACTATGATGTAGCCCGCGGCGTACAGTCTATCCTGCAGCGTTATAAAGAACTTCAAGACATCATCGCCATCCTGGGTATGGATGAGTTGTCTGACGAAGATAAACAAACCGTAAACCGTGCACGTAAAATTCAACGTTTTATGTCTCAGCCATTCCACGTTGCCGAGCAATTCACTGGCTTCCCTGGAAAATATGTGCCGGTTAAAGAAACGGTGCGCAGCTTCAAAGAAATTCTGGAAGGCAAGCACGACGATCTTCCGGAAGCGGCGTTCCTTTATGTAGGAACAATCGAAGAAGCGGTTGAAAAAGCGAAAAGCATGCAGTAG
- a CDS encoding F0F1 ATP synthase subunit epsilon, producing MNTIEVEIVTPERVVYRGDARIVVARGAEGDLGILPNHIPMVTPLKIAPILVKKHDGADDKIAVSGGMMEVRKDKVTILAESAELADEIDVNRATSAKERAERRLAESGREDIDFKRAQMSLQRALTRLDVAGK from the coding sequence ATGAATACAATTGAAGTCGAAATCGTTACTCCAGAACGGGTTGTCTACCGCGGAGACGCTCGCATCGTCGTAGCCAGAGGCGCAGAAGGGGATCTGGGTATTCTGCCCAATCACATTCCGATGGTTACTCCGCTTAAGATTGCTCCGATTCTGGTTAAGAAACACGATGGCGCAGATGATAAAATCGCGGTCAGCGGCGGTATGATGGAAGTTCGTAAGGATAAAGTGACTATTCTTGCGGAATCTGCCGAGCTTGCTGACGAGATTGATGTAAACCGCGCAACATCAGCAAAAGAGCGCGCCGAGCGCCGCCTTGCTGAAAGCGGAAGAGAAGATATTGATTTCAAACGTGCCCAGATGTCGCTACAACGCGCGTTGACACGTCTTGATGTCGCTGGAAAGTAA
- a CDS encoding low molecular weight protein-tyrosine-phosphatase — MKTKKIRVIFVCLGNICRSPLGEGVFRHLVEEKGLVEYFIIDSAGTASYHAGELPDPGSRRIAEKHGISLNGQYARQFIANDLTQWDYIIAMDSTNHSNIRQLGALSSGNLHLMREFDPEGLGDVPDPWARGDEAFLETYTIIRRSCEKLLEHIIKEHHLPQ; from the coding sequence TTGAAAACAAAGAAAATTCGTGTCATATTTGTTTGTTTGGGAAATATATGCCGCTCTCCACTGGGGGAAGGAGTGTTCCGACATCTGGTGGAAGAAAAAGGATTAGTGGAATACTTCATTATCGACTCAGCTGGCACTGCAAGCTACCATGCAGGCGAGCTTCCGGATCCGGGTTCCAGACGCATAGCGGAAAAACATGGAATCTCACTGAACGGACAATATGCCCGACAGTTCATAGCAAACGATTTAACCCAGTGGGATTATATTATTGCTATGGATTCTACAAACCACAGCAACATTCGGCAGTTAGGCGCCCTATCTTCCGGAAATCTTCATCTGATGCGCGAATTCGATCCGGAAGGTTTAGGAGATGTACCTGATCCATGGGCGCGTGGCGATGAAGCGTTTCTTGAAACGTACACGATCATTCGCCGCTCTTGCGAAAAACTGCTTGAACATATTATCAAGGAGCATCACCTGCCACAATAA
- a CDS encoding NADH-quinone oxidoreductase subunit A — MATLYANNYFLVVIFLSLGVLLPVVALTFGRLLRPSNPTEEKRKTYESGVDPVGSSWVQFNVKYYIFALLFVIFDVETVFLYPWAVAYDSLGLFALVEMLIFITLLIIGLIYAWKKKVLEWN; from the coding sequence ATGGCGACATTATATGCGAACAATTATTTCCTTGTTGTCATTTTTCTCTCTCTAGGTGTTCTCTTACCTGTGGTTGCGCTTACATTTGGGCGACTTTTGCGTCCAAGTAATCCAACCGAGGAAAAGAGAAAAACCTATGAGAGTGGGGTTGACCCGGTAGGGTCCAGTTGGGTGCAGTTTAACGTTAAATATTACATTTTTGCCTTGTTGTTTGTAATATTTGATGTTGAGACTGTATTTTTGTATCCGTGGGCGGTAGCCTATGACAGCCTCGGATTATTCGCACTAGTCGAAATGCTTATTTTTATTACACTGCTGATAATAGGGTTAATCTATGCCTGGAAAAAGAAGGTGTTGGAATGGAACTGA
- a CDS encoding NuoB/complex I 20 kDa subunit family protein, translating into MELNLENISLEERRELERNVLFSTVEQLKAWARSNSIWPLTFGLACCAIEMMGTGGANWDTDRFGVFYRASPRQSDCMIVSGTVTKKMAPLVRRLYDQMAEPKWVIAMGSCATAGGPYVHSYAVVKGVDQIVPVDVYIPGCPPSPPALIYGINKLQEKIRYEAKTGKKVTGE; encoded by the coding sequence ATGGAACTGAACTTAGAGAATATCAGCTTAGAAGAACGCAGAGAGCTTGAACGCAATGTGCTTTTCAGTACGGTTGAACAGCTGAAAGCCTGGGCGCGCAGCAATTCCATCTGGCCGCTTACATTCGGGCTGGCCTGTTGTGCCATTGAAATGATGGGAACTGGCGGAGCTAACTGGGATACAGACCGTTTCGGCGTATTCTACCGGGCTTCACCGCGCCAGTCTGACTGCATGATCGTTTCGGGAACGGTAACGAAGAAGATGGCTCCTCTTGTTCGCCGCTTATACGATCAAATGGCCGAACCGAAATGGGTTATCGCTATGGGCTCCTGTGCTACGGCCGGTGGTCCTTATGTTCACTCGTATGCTGTTGTTAAAGGGGTAGATCAGATCGTTCCGGTTGACGTATATATTCCGGGATGTCCTCCAAGCCCGCCCGCATTAATTTATGGAATTAATAAACTGCAAGAGAAAATTAGATATGAAGCCAAAACCGGGAAGAAGGTGACCGGTGAATGA
- a CDS encoding NADH-quinone oxidoreductase subunit C has protein sequence MSEEKKKPTPEEKAKAAAAAKAAAEAKRKRMEAEAAQSTQGNTSDETQPGNTSEAGTEDIAKAKADAAAKAKAAAAAKAAAEAKRKRMEAEGASEKSAEGDADAIAKAKAAAAAKAKAAAAAAAKAKAQGANDGDADAKAKAAAAVKAKAAAAAAAKAKAAGATGGADDAKAKAAAKAKAAAAAAAKAKATGATGGAVGTEAEEPKKPSPKQPVLDKIVKVITEKFGSDVLEDSYINELSEHIPTLIVKREKWHDVARFMHDHEELAFDYLSLSLGVDYETYMESLVYLYSYKHRNNVCVKVKVDRDNAKVSSVMDIWAGADWFERETYDLLGITYEGHANMKRILLPDTWVGHPLRKDYVQYDEEV, from the coding sequence ATGAGTGAAGAGAAAAAGAAGCCTACACCAGAAGAAAAAGCAAAGGCGGCTGCAGCTGCCAAAGCTGCAGCCGAAGCCAAAAGAAAGCGGATGGAAGCGGAAGCCGCACAATCTACGCAGGGAAATACTTCCGATGAAACTCAACCCGGTAATACATCAGAAGCGGGTACGGAAGACATAGCAAAAGCTAAAGCGGATGCAGCTGCAAAGGCAAAAGCCGCCGCCGCTGCTAAGGCTGCTGCCGAAGCGAAACGCAAACGAATGGAAGCGGAAGGAGCGAGTGAAAAGTCGGCTGAAGGGGATGCGGATGCTATTGCAAAAGCCAAGGCCGCCGCAGCCGCCAAAGCGAAAGCTGCTGCTGCCGCCGCTGCAAAGGCCAAAGCGCAGGGAGCTAATGATGGAGACGCAGATGCGAAGGCCAAAGCCGCCGCAGCCGTCAAAGCGAAAGCTGCCGCTGCCGCCGCTGCGAAAGCAAAAGCAGCAGGTGCAACTGGCGGAGCTGATGATGCGAAGGCCAAAGCTGCTGCCAAAGCGAAAGCCGCCGCAGCCGCCGCTGCGAAAGCAAAAGCAACCGGTGCAACCGGTGGAGCTGTGGGCACGGAGGCGGAAGAGCCCAAGAAACCGTCACCGAAGCAACCGGTATTGGATAAGATTGTGAAAGTTATAACAGAAAAGTTTGGCTCGGATGTGCTGGAGGATTCATATATTAATGAGCTTAGCGAGCATATTCCTACATTAATTGTTAAGAGAGAGAAGTGGCATGATGTTGCCCGCTTCATGCACGATCATGAGGAATTGGCGTTTGATTATTTATCTCTAAGCCTTGGTGTAGATTACGAGACTTATATGGAATCTCTCGTTTATTTATACTCTTACAAGCATCGTAACAATGTGTGTGTCAAAGTGAAGGTGGACCGGGATAACGCCAAGGTTTCATCCGTAATGGATATCTGGGCTGGTGCAGACTGGTTTGAGCGGGAAACGTATGATTTGCTTGGTATTACGTACGAAGGCCATGCCAACATGAAGCGAATTTTGCTTCCTGACACCTGGGTCGGGCATCCGCTTCGCAAAGACTATGTACAATACGATGAGGAGGTATGA
- a CDS encoding NADH-quinone oxidoreductase subunit D → MSSSTKLRTEEMLLNVGPQHPSTHGVFRLIVKIDGETITEATPVIGYLHRGTEKLAEDLNYTQIIPYTDRMDYIAAMSNNYMMVHTVETLMGLEIPERAEYLRVIVMELQRVASHLLWFGTYLLDLGALSPLLYAFADREKILAFFNELCGARLTYNYMRVGGVKWDAPEGWIERVKEFVPYMRKQINDYHKLVTGNEVVINRLTGIGIITQEDAINYSLSGVQLRSTGMAWDLRKDAPYSIYDRFKFEVPTETAGDCFARYKIRFREMQESLNIVEQALEQFPKEGEIMAKVPRVLRTPQGEAFTRIEAPRGEIGCYISSNGKDKPYRIKFRRPSFANLQVLPKLVKGQNIADMVAILGSIDIVLGEVDG, encoded by the coding sequence ATGAGCTCAAGCACAAAACTACGAACGGAAGAAATGCTGCTCAATGTAGGTCCTCAACACCCGAGTACACATGGGGTGTTTCGTCTGATTGTCAAGATAGACGGGGAAACGATCACGGAAGCCACGCCGGTTATCGGGTATCTGCACCGTGGTACAGAAAAGCTGGCTGAGGATTTGAATTACACCCAGATTATTCCCTACACCGATCGTATGGACTATATTGCAGCGATGTCAAATAATTACATGATGGTACATACAGTGGAGACACTGATGGGGTTGGAGATTCCGGAGCGTGCGGAATATTTGCGCGTCATCGTAATGGAACTTCAGCGTGTAGCGAGTCACCTGCTTTGGTTCGGTACGTATTTATTGGATTTGGGTGCGCTCAGTCCATTACTGTACGCCTTTGCAGATCGGGAGAAGATTCTCGCATTTTTCAACGAATTGTGCGGAGCACGTCTGACATATAATTATATGCGGGTAGGCGGCGTAAAGTGGGATGCTCCTGAAGGTTGGATTGAGAGAGTAAAAGAATTTGTTCCGTATATGCGCAAACAGATTAATGATTATCATAAGCTTGTAACAGGAAATGAAGTGGTGATTAATCGGTTAACAGGAATTGGAATTATTACGCAGGAGGATGCGATTAACTATTCGCTGAGCGGTGTTCAGCTTCGTTCTACAGGTATGGCATGGGATTTACGCAAGGATGCTCCGTATTCGATATATGATCGTTTCAAGTTTGAGGTGCCAACAGAGACGGCAGGCGATTGTTTTGCCCGCTATAAAATCCGTTTCAGAGAAATGCAAGAGTCTTTGAATATTGTAGAGCAAGCACTTGAACAATTCCCGAAAGAGGGGGAAATCATGGCTAAGGTGCCGCGTGTGCTGCGTACGCCGCAAGGGGAAGCATTTACGAGGATTGAAGCGCCACGCGGAGAGATTGGCTGCTATATTTCAAGCAACGGAAAAGATAAGCCGTATCGCATCAAGTTTCGTCGCCCTTCCTTTGCAAATCTGCAAGTTCTTCCGAAGCTTGTTAAGGGACAGAACATCGCCGATATGGTAGCGATTCTCGGAAGTATTGATATTGTGCTTGGGGAGGTAGACGGCTAA
- the nuoH gene encoding NADH-quinone oxidoreductase subunit NuoH, with the protein MGAYLEQSLGLQNSLVFILSAVVLLAIVLGFVTYSIYFQRKVLGWMQLRIGPNRVGPFGLLQTVADVLKLLLKEDIIPKAADKPLFIIAPVIAFVPAFGVLAVMPFTDKLHFADVGVGLLYYIALSGITVLGVITGGWASNNKWALIGAMRSAAQMISYEIPLVMSVVGVILMTGSLNLIDIVEKQKEMGMWFFIPQFLGFIIFIIAQLAELSRTPFDLTEAESELISGYHVEYSGFRWAFFMLTEYVYIFAMASLTTVLFLGGWLPPFEFLSFIPGIIWFALKFVAIVFFIFWLQATFPRMRVDQLMQMGWKVLLPLSLVNILVTAVLKTVL; encoded by the coding sequence ATGGGGGCTTACCTTGAACAAAGCCTGGGACTTCAGAACAGTCTGGTGTTCATTCTTTCGGCAGTTGTCTTGCTGGCCATCGTGCTTGGCTTTGTAACGTACTCGATTTATTTTCAACGTAAGGTTCTGGGTTGGATGCAGCTGAGGATAGGTCCGAACCGGGTAGGTCCATTCGGCTTGCTGCAAACAGTGGCTGACGTATTGAAGCTATTACTTAAGGAAGATATTATTCCGAAAGCTGCCGACAAACCGCTCTTTATCATTGCGCCTGTTATCGCCTTTGTGCCTGCATTTGGCGTGCTTGCGGTTATGCCGTTCACTGATAAGCTGCACTTTGCTGATGTCGGGGTCGGACTGCTGTATTATATTGCTCTCTCTGGCATTACAGTACTAGGCGTTATCACTGGCGGATGGGCATCAAATAACAAGTGGGCTCTTATCGGGGCGATGCGTTCCGCTGCCCAGATGATTAGTTACGAGATTCCGCTTGTTATGTCTGTTGTTGGCGTCATTCTTATGACTGGAAGCCTGAATCTCATCGATATTGTCGAGAAGCAAAAAGAGATGGGCATGTGGTTTTTCATTCCGCAATTTTTAGGCTTTATTATCTTTATTATCGCGCAGCTTGCTGAGCTGAGCCGGACGCCGTTTGACTTAACGGAAGCAGAGTCCGAGCTTATCTCCGGCTACCATGTTGAGTATAGCGGGTTCCGCTGGGCATTCTTCATGCTGACTGAGTATGTGTACATCTTTGCTATGGCATCTTTAACTACGGTATTGTTCCTGGGTGGATGGCTGCCACCGTTCGAATTCCTGAGCTTCATTCCGGGAATTATCTGGTTTGCATTAAAGTTTGTCGCGATTGTTTTCTTTATTTTCTGGTTGCAGGCTACGTTTCCTCGTATGCGTGTGGATCAGCTCATGCAGATGGGGTGGAAAGTGCTTTTGCCGCTTTCGCTTGTCAATATCCTGGTTACCGCTGTGTTAAAAACGGTCCTATAA
- the nuoI gene encoding NADH-quinone oxidoreductase subunit NuoI codes for MLGFAKGMAYTFKQLTKKKVTHMYPDQEMVWPERFRGIQHFAPEKCIVCNQCARICPTNCINLIGKKSEDPNKKGKVIDTYDINFEICILCDLCTEVCPTEAIVMTTNFELASYSRDELFKNLEWLDDNNTNVRGGDA; via the coding sequence ATGCTAGGCTTTGCCAAGGGTATGGCTTACACATTCAAACAGTTAACCAAAAAGAAAGTTACCCATATGTATCCGGACCAAGAGATGGTTTGGCCGGAGCGTTTTCGTGGCATTCAGCATTTCGCCCCTGAAAAATGCATAGTGTGTAACCAGTGTGCCCGGATTTGTCCGACGAACTGTATTAATCTTATCGGGAAGAAGAGCGAAGACCCGAATAAAAAAGGAAAAGTCATCGACACGTATGACATTAACTTTGAAATTTGTATCTTGTGCGATTTATGTACGGAAGTCTGCCCGACCGAAGCAATTGTAATGACAACCAATTTTGAGCTGGCATCCTATAGCCGTGATGAACTGTTTAAGAATTTGGAGTGGCTGGATGACAACAATACGAACGTGCGGGGAGGAGATGCGTAA
- a CDS encoding NADH-quinone oxidoreductase subunit J, which translates to MTGEFIAFFILALLTIGGAVFMISFTRVVHMVVALAFTFLSIAGMYILLEAEFVGMVQILVYSGAISILMLFGIMLTRHDASEVEERRNPVKWLIRAAIAVFFIIVFFGIQSVQWSDKPADFTQKDNVKEIGVQMFTNYVIPFEMVSVLLLVALVGAIILAKKEAEGE; encoded by the coding sequence ATGACAGGAGAATTCATCGCATTTTTCATTCTTGCCCTGCTGACCATTGGGGGAGCGGTCTTCATGATTAGCTTTACCCGGGTCGTACATATGGTGGTGGCGTTAGCATTTACTTTTCTGAGTATCGCCGGAATGTACATATTGCTGGAAGCCGAATTCGTCGGTATGGTACAGATTCTCGTCTATTCCGGAGCGATTTCGATCCTGATGCTGTTCGGAATTATGCTGACACGTCATGATGCTTCGGAAGTTGAAGAAAGAAGAAATCCGGTAAAGTGGTTGATTCGTGCGGCAATCGCAGTGTTTTTTATCATTGTTTTCTTCGGAATTCAAAGCGTGCAGTGGAGCGACAAGCCAGCTGATTTCACACAAAAGGATAATGTCAAAGAAATCGGCGTGCAGATGTTTACCAATTATGTCATTCCGTTTGAAATGGTTTCCGTTCTTCTGCTAGTGGCACTTGTCGGGGCGATTATTCTGGCTAAGAAGGAGGCGGAAGGTGAATGA